The sequence below is a genomic window from Theobroma cacao cultivar B97-61/B2 chromosome 6, Criollo_cocoa_genome_V2, whole genome shotgun sequence.
GTCATTTCTTGGGCAGGAGAGCTTGTTTTCTCTCATTGTCTGCAAGCTTGTTGAAGGGTCTTTATTGATGAAAGAAGACATGGATCCCTTGTACCAAGTACATGACATGGTTTCGTTGTACCTTGATAGCAAGACTACTGATTCAATTGAGATGCTACTACATGGATCTACACCTGAAAAAGCTGCATTTATTTGCCCTTGGCTCTTTATTTTTGGGAAAGAGAATGTCAAAAAGATTGTTGAACAGAGGATGAAGCTTTTCTTCGaaattttagaagaaaaacaagCGGTTATCACCTTAGAATCCATTATTGAGGCTCTAATGGCAAGCAACACCATTTCTGAACTTGAAGCAAGCAGGGCGAGCTTTAGTTGGATTTTGGGACCCAGGATTGCAGATATCATCTCAACTAATTCACAGAGTTTGATTGCAGTGTCTGCAGAAGCcatcataaatatatttagtaAGACTGATTACTGCAACTATTTTCCATCCCTTGAAACTGCCAGTACAGTTGACAAGTTGGCAAGTATATTAGAAAGTTGTGAGGATCCTGAAATCCAAACAAACATTTTAACCATCCTTGCCAAGCTTGCAGAATTTGGAAGCCCAGAGATTGTTGATAAGGTGCTTCAGAGTATCCCCTTTAACCAGCTCGCATACTTGCTCTCTCCTGATGCCAAGGAATGGCATGAGAGCATGTTTACAATATTGATGTCATTGACCATAGCTGGAAAGTCAAAAGCAGTTGAGAGAATGTTTGCTTTTGAGATTGAGAAGAATCTTATCAAACTTATTGAGAGTGGATCTGAAATAGTGCAACACCATGCCGTTGTCACTTTGAAGGCATTTTATGAGTTGGCAGGCCCTTCTTCAAATAGTTCTCTTCGACCTGCAAATCTGGACCTCTTGCCATGGCAAGTGAGACTACGTCTGGAAAGGTTTGTTATGTCAGACCGGAACATTCCCCTTTCACCAAAGCCACAAACTTTTGAAAACCTCATTCACAAGGTGCTAGACTATGACAACAAACAGGTATTGGAGGCAATGCAAGATCTCATACCAATAATTGAAAAAGCTGGAGACCCAAGTTTCAGAGAAATGATTCTACAAAGTCCCCTTATTAGAAGGTTATCAGAACTTCTGCAATCTGGACACACAGAACATAATCCTGTGAGATCTGAATCTGCCTTTTTACTCATGAAGCTAGCTTACTCTGGTGGAGAACCCTGCATTAAGAAGTTCCTAGAGTATGATGTTATTTCTGAGCTGGTAAAGATGATGCAGTGCCACATTGCAGAGTTGCAGGATTCGGCCTATACGGCTCTGCATCAAATGCTTTTTGGCAATGGTGGGGTTCTTGTATTGAAGAAGATCTTCCTAATGGGTCTAATACGGCCTATAGCTCACGCACTTGAGAGCAAATCTTTGAAGACTCGGGAAGTGAATGTGCACTTTATTTTGGATATTGTTGAGGTGGGAAATAAAAACTGCTTAGAGCAGATGCTGTCTTTGCAAGTTGTGGAGAAACTCACTAAGTTAGAGAAAAGTGGTGGGGGCTCTGGCGAAAATTTGGTTGGATTTCtgaagggaatggataagtgtAAGCATCTGTCAGTGGCAGAGCGAAAGGTGATGAAGCAACAGGTGGTTAGAAGGGTGAGGACCTCCTTGAAAGGCCACAAATTTGAAGCTCGGACTTTAGCAGCTTTAGATGCTTTCCTCTCTGGAGGGTCAAGGGCTGCAAGTAGTAGTGGCAGTGGTAGAAATAGAAAGTTATCTAAGACCTGAAAAGAGAATTGTACTGGCTCTGTCTGGCTTTTAAGGCATGGCCTTATTGCTGCAGCATTCAGATTCATtgttcaaagaaaaaatatagtgcttttctcaatttttcatACGTAATATATGGGAacgttcttttctttttgacaaGAGATTTGAAACCTTCAAATGCAGTTTCTTGTCTGCTAAATATTGCAGAATTAATGAGAACTTCCATTGAGATCCCCATGCATACTGGCAATGTTGATCTTTCTTACTACTCACTTGTACAATCAGCTCAGCAAATGACAACTTTTACACAAAACTATCACACATGCTATTGAGCATAACCCTAGATCAGCTAATATGGAGGAAAGCATTGATATAGCCAACTCCACCTCATTTAAAGTTTTACCTTTATGGAGTTGAAACAGGCACTATCATCCATGATATTGATGCCACCAAATGCCAAACAAATTAGATCATTTCAtcaatatctaaaaaaacaaaaatggaatAATTTAGCTTATttctttatcttaattttctcttttttcttgttcaaGTTACATCTGTCTTTGCCCAGCCCTGAATGCACTTAAGAGTGAATGAGCAAACAGGTCTGGTATTAGGCTACTGTAACTGCTACTAAATACATATCAGTATGAAACATCTTTATCCTAAAGAAGAGGGAGAAGGCATCATAGAAAGACCCTTTTCAGGTTTAGCTTGTCAGCTCCTCCATTAAGCCCTATTGATAcaaggaaaataatgaaaagttcAGTAAGGATTCAGCATCTCATGAGACAATTAGAGCTAACTAACCGGAAAGAGCAACCCACCCGTGCAATGTATTGCTCAGCATCAGTTCGTTTGAGAAAGTGCATTGAGTGGCGAGCAAAATTGGCAGATTTATCGCTGAGAATTATTCCGCTACCCAAATCTTCGAGGACTCTTACTTTGATGTAGGGATCTTTCGGAGGCACCATATCCTGACAAACCAAGAACTTTAGCCATTGCAATCTAGTTGACAGATGCTATGTAATGCTTTATGAGATAGAAACAAAATCTGCATATTAGAAGACCGCCAGTTTTTGGTTTATTATTTGCTTGAatacagtttttttttttattagccTGTTTTCATTATTGGCATAGTATCTTTTAAACACTTTTCATTCAGTTTTCTGTAACACCAACAACTGAATCATAATTTTCTTAAAGGCCtccattttaaattttcaatcgTAGAAGGTTTAGATTGAGATAATCCTAGAGTTGTAAGTTCActaataaaatgtttaattcATATGAGAAGAGGGAGAGAGACATTACCACATTCACATCAAGGCTCAGTTGTGACATGTATAATTTCAAAGATTTAGAATGATCTTTGAAATATTGCTCCTCTGAGTCACTGAACTTCTCTTGAATTTCATGTGGAAGTTCATGAAGCAACCCTACCTTCCATGCCAAATCTCGTATAATTTCTGCTCGGTTGTACCTGTACAAAAACTAGCAGGTGATGATAATAAGCCACATCGAGTAACAAGCAAACTAGCAAGAAGCAGTTTCACTAGGAAATGACAACACAAAGTATGAGATACTTACACATATGCCATTAGGCAACGCTTGTTGCGAATTAAAGAAAGGTGGTGGATGAGTGCTCCATAGTGGTCTGCAGTTCTAGCTGTTTGAACTTCCAGTCCCTCCTCTTGCATTTTCCTGTTGTAACATAAatcatgttgatgatggggCAGACTTGATAAACATGCAACTAAACTTTGAtcctaaaatgaaaaaaattatataaagagGCATTCCCAAGAGTACATCATAGATTGGGTAGCGAAAATCTTTGGAGAGAATATTTCATTAGTCATTTTTCAACCTCAAGCTCCATTGCAAGTTCATACACACAGCCTACTGCAATAGCACCCATATATTTGAGAATTGAGGTAAAATTCAAGGTCACAATATTGCAGCTTTAAAGGTCTAACTTTACCAACAATTGTCAAAATTTGACATGCAGCTGATTTCAAGAATTTTCCACAACATACAGAATGAATCTCTAGGAGCTCGTAGAACAAAACTTGGAACATAAAGGGAAAGTTTGATGCGGATCCATTGACTAAAGAAATGACAGAGGTAGCACCACCTAATCTTAGCAGGTCGATGTAGTTCCAAGATGAGGGGAATAAGGAAAGGCAaatcattatatatattcttattaaagtaaatttttttaattaataattttcttattaaaataatattcattaattttttattaacctTAAACTCTTTTATTAAATGTGTTGTActtcataaaatttaaatttagctatactgaaaaaataaaatttatattccATTGAATCATCAAAAAAGTTTGAGCAGTGAAAAATGTTTCTTTATCCTACACCATTTTTCCTCCTTTATTACAGAAATTCATcagtttaaattaaatattatatttatgatAAGTTGATCTGCCATAAATTGATAGATCTCATCCTTAGATTATTCAATGAAATTTTGTCACATCAAGAAAGACAAATAATAAtcgataaaattataaagtcAAATAGTATTAGTCATAAAAAACTGAGATTTATATAGCTAGTGAGTTTCAATTATTTTGTCTGactaaaacaatatacatgaTAGCTACAAATATAGAAaggtttttcttaattaatagATGATCCTTTTACCTATACAGATGATTAGCTTAGGAAGCTTGAATGTAAACTGATTTTAAGTATTTGTGTTTGAACAATGTATTAAATTAACTATTTGATAAAtgatatgatttattttatctcttatcataataatttaaatttattttaggtcttataaaatacaaaaataaccaataaatttttaatagcttaataattaagtatgatgtaaatttttcaaaataatttaacaaaataaggaaacataatatttagaaagtcatttaatgaaatgaatgAGAATTTTATAGAATTAATAGAATATGCATTTCAGTATTATgcatattataaaataatcaaggtaataatagattaaaaaaaataatgaggtTATAGGCAATCAACTTTTTACTAAAACAGATCAATTATAATCTAATGATAATCAACAAAAAAGTTATCATATGTTGTGATTTGTCTTCCTAATCAATCAAAATTActtcatatatatacttataaaagttaaattataatttaatgaatattaataattttttcctAAAAT
It includes:
- the LOC18595740 gene encoding uncharacterized protein LOC18595740, whose protein sequence is MDAFQAVASATQIISSMMGAVGALEQASRNLDEAPKKIRSLEEFVCDLENLTQRIRQKHSSKLHNAQLDYQIQSLHSLIERLRPNIRKARTIVSKSKIKNIANVFWNSMAGDPLGKLTYSIKDDLNWWLETQMLAQNVEKVIESTAQDIPVRLKIKADQGHPISSKCNFVRDLLERGDSHRVILIVGLSGIGKSCLARQVASDPPKKFVGGAVELGFGQWCSRAACNGSKVEYQKRLARKISKFLVQIGFWKKIKEENSGDLDYVCCLLQEALYGKSILILLDDVWEQDIVQWFAKLYDNDCKYLVTTRNEAVYEITEAEKVELSKDEIREISKEILLYHSLLSKEELPIIAESLLERCGHHPLTVAVMGKALRKEVRVEKWEKAITNLSTFATCAPGPVSYVNEKDAEDTLTIFGSFEFSLEAMPVDSKRLFIALAALSWAGPVPEACVEAVWSFLGQESLFSLIVCKLVEGSLLMKEDMDPLYQVHDMVSLYLDSKTTDSIEMLLHGSTPEKAAFICPWLFIFGKENVKKIVEQRMKLFFEILEEKQAVITLESIIEALMASNTISELEASRASFSWILGPRIADIISTNSQSLIAVSAEAIINIFSKTDYCNYFPSLETASTVDKLASILESCEDPEIQTNILTILAKLAEFGSPEIVDKVLQSIPFNQLAYLLSPDAKEWHESMFTILMSLTIAGKSKAVERMFAFEIEKNLIKLIESGSEIVQHHAVVTLKAFYELAGPSSNSSLRPANLDLLPWQVRLRLERFVMSDRNIPLSPKPQTFENLIHKVLDYDNKQVLEAMQDLIPIIEKAGDPSFREMILQSPLIRRLSELLQSGHTEHNPVRSESAFLLMKLAYSGGEPCIKKFLEYDVISELVKMMQCHIAELQDSAYTALHQMLFGNGGVLVLKKIFLMGLIRPIAHALESKSLKTREVNVHFILDIVEVGNKNCLEQMLSLQVVEKLTKLEKSGGGSGENLVGFLKGMDKCKHLSVAERKVMKQQVVRRVRTSLKGHKFEARTLAALDAFLSGGSRAASSSGSGRNRKLSKT
- the LOC18595739 gene encoding DNA replication complex GINS protein PSF1 → MHGRKAYELVKEFASGEKGHLKIFNNELFERVIEQCNEHHNALQSLIRKMQEEGLEVQTARTADHYGALIHHLSLIRNKRCLMAYVYNRAEIIRDLAWKVGLLHELPHEIQEKFSDSEEQYFKDHSKSLKLYMSQLSLDVNVDMVPPKDPYIKVRVLEDLGSGIILSDKSANFARHSMHFLKRTDAEQYIARGLMEELTS